A DNA window from Hevea brasiliensis isolate MT/VB/25A 57/8 chromosome 2, ASM3005281v1, whole genome shotgun sequence contains the following coding sequences:
- the LOC110664955 gene encoding photosystem I reaction center subunit II, chloroplastic: protein MATQAGLFTPAITAPKSSKSPLVPWKPTSSFSFTTPSPLTFSAAQRSLKVAAAEEKTEAPTKEAPVGFTPPELDPNTPSPIFGGSTGGLLRKAQVEEFYVITWDSPKEQIFEMPTGGAAIMRQGPNLLKLARKEQCLALGSRLRSKYKIKYQFYRVFPNGEVQYLHPKDGVYPEKVNPGRQGVGLNFRSIGKNVSPIEVKFTGKQVYDI from the coding sequence ATGGCAACCCAAGCAGGTCTGTTCACCCCCGCCATCACCGCCCCAAAATCCAGTAAGTCCCCTCTGGTTCCATGGAAACCTACCTCTTCCTTTTCATTCACCACCCCCAGCCCTCTCACTTTTTCCGCCGCCCAAAGATCTCTCAAAGTTGCCGCTGCTGAAGAGAAAACTGAAGCTCCCACAAAAGAGGCTCCAGTGGGTTTCACCCCACCAGAATTGGACCCAAATACACCCTCACCAATCTTCGGTGGCAGCACAGGAGGGTTGTTGCGCAAGGCTCAAGTTGAAGAATTTTATGTTATCACATGGGATTCACCTAAAGAACAAATCTTTGAGATGCCAACTGGAGGTGCAGCTATTATGAGGCAAGGGCCTAACTTGCTCAAGTTGGCCAGGAAGGAGCAGTGTTTGGCTCTTGGTTCCAGATTGCGATCCAAGTACAAGATTAAGTACCAGTTTTATAGGGTATTTCCCAATGGAGAGGTTCAGTATCTTCACCCCAAAGATGGAGTTTATCCTGAGAAAGTGAACCCAGGACGCCAAGGAGTTGGGCTGAACTTCAGATCCATTGGAAAGAACGTTAGTCCCATTGAGGTCAAGTTCACTGGCAAGCAAGTTTATGATATATGA